The following is a genomic window from Marinobacter sp. NP-4(2019).
CTTTTCCGCCAGTGCACCGGTGCAGAAAGTACGTTTCCGATTTCTGAGTGGCCAGGAACGGGTACAGGAGTTTGAATCACGCCCCGGTAAATACCGCGCCTTCTGTGGCCGCTGCGGCAGCCACCTCTACAGTCGTGTCGATGCCATACCCGGCATTCTTCGGTTACGTGTTGGCGTGATCAACGAGCCACTTGGCAAGGGGCCGGCCCAGCATGTTTTCGTGGGCTCCAAATCCGACTGGTTCGAGATCACGGATGACCTTCCCCGGTTCGAAAAAACCGAGAGAACCAACGACCCGCACTAAGACCACTGGTTACTCCAGGGGCACCAGCCGATAGACTCTGCCATTGGCGGAATCGGTCAGTAACCATAGTACGCCGTCCGGCCCCATACGCACATCACGGATTCGTTCGCCGAGGTCTTCCAGCAGATCCTCTTCCTCTTTCACGGTTTCATTTTCAATGCTCAGACGCACCAGTTTACGCATCTTGAGGGCACCGACAAACAGGTCACCTTTCCACTCGGGGAACCGATCCCCGGTATAGAACGCCATGCCGGACGGGGCAATGGACGGATCCCAGTAGTGCAGGGGATCGGTAATACCTTCCATGGTGGTTTTGTCAGAGATAATGGCGCCTGAATAGTCAATGCCGTAAGTGACTTTGGGCCAGCCGTAATTGTTGCCCGCCCGGATGATATTTATCTCATCACCTCCCCCGGGACCGTGTTCGTGACTCCAGATTTCGCCGGTAGCAGGGTGGGTAGTCATGCCCTGGATATTACGGTTGCCATAAGTATAGACGGTGTCGTTGCCGGTGGAATCGTCAATAAACGGATTGCCGGGCGCCGGATCGCCGTTGGTGGTCAGGCGATGGACGCCACCGGCGTCGTCACCGG
Proteins encoded in this region:
- a CDS encoding GFA family protein gives rise to the protein MLTGRCLCGDITFEYEGPLGPVALCHCSQCRRAHGSAFSASAPVQKVRFRFLSGQERVQEFESRPGKYRAFCGRCGSHLYSRVDAIPGILRLRVGVINEPLGKGPAQHVFVGSKSDWFEITDDLPRFEKTERTNDPH
- a CDS encoding PQQ-dependent sugar dehydrogenase produces the protein MLALGALTLSGVAQPAIGHTFTSDKTDFQLITVAEGLEHPWSLAFLPNGSQLVTEREGRLRLIEDGELQKPPIKGLPELVVSGQGGLLDIILHPDFETNRTLFLSYAHEVSGEGMTTRVARAALDGHTLSDVEVIFEAMPRGNTSRHFAGRMAFDRDGNLYVAVGDRGEMDRAQDTGDDAGGVHRLTTNGDPAPGNPFIDDSTGNDTVYTYGNRNIQGMTTHPATGEIWSHEHGPGGGDEINIIRAGNNYGWPKVTYGIDYSGAIISDKTTMEGITDPLHYWDPSIAPSGMAFYTGDRFPEWKGDLFVGALKMRKLVRLSIENETVKEEEDLLEDLGERIRDVRMGPDGVLWLLTDSANGRVYRLVPLE